In Oxyura jamaicensis isolate SHBP4307 breed ruddy duck chromosome 20, BPBGC_Ojam_1.0, whole genome shotgun sequence, the following are encoded in one genomic region:
- the SNX21 gene encoding sorting nexin-21 isoform X4 has product MAARILHRLRHALGSEGGREERARDGCEAEDCPESSELEDDTEGLSTRLSGTLSFASHEDEEEEEEEEEDGAGEEPGELPEPTGEAVGTEDGGRCRDPVSWEWDPAAKPPGGSLLTRQLQELWRKSRSSLAPQRLLFEVTSASVVSERSSKKRLRRNFTAETIAKRSRAFEQFLSHLHSIAEIRRSPEFLEFFFLQDLRAAQRLTCTGMYREALATWANAYRLQDRLGVCGSGRFLLTLAGLAVCHQELDELGEAHSCCEQALQLLEAQDSHPLLGPFLQAHVHLAWKVGKDKRQSEARLQGLQEAGLSLQQQPSLKECLIKEPLE; this is encoded by the exons ATGGCCGCCCGCATCCTGCACCGCCTGCGGCACGCGCTGGGCAGCGAAGGCGGCAGGGAGGAGCGGGCGCGCGACGGCTGCGAGGCCGAGGACTGCCCCGAGAGCTCGGAGCTGGAGGACGACACCGAGGGGCTGTCCACGCGCCTCAGCGGCACCCTGAGCTTCGCCAGCCacgaggacgaggaggaggaggaggaggaggaggaggacggcgCTGGCGAGGAGCCGGGGGAGCTGCCGGAGCCCACGGGGGAGGCCGTGGGCACAGAGGATGGAGGCAGGTGCCGGGACCCGGTGTCCTGGG AGTGGGACCCGGCAGCGAAGCCCCCCGGCGGCAGCCTGCTGACCcgccagctgcaggagctgtggagGAAGTCACGGAGCAGCCTCGCGCCGCAGCGACTGCTCTTCGAAGTCACCAGCGCCAGCGTGGTTAGCGAGCGCTCCTCCAA GAAGAGGCTGCGGCGCAACTTCACGGCCGAGACCATCGCCAAGCGGAGCCGAGCCTTCGAGCAGTTCCTGTCCCACCTGCACTCCATTGCCGAGATCCGCCGCTCCCCCGAGTTCCTCGAGTTCTTCTTCCTGCAGGACCTGCGGGCCGCCCAGCGCCTGACCTGCACCGGCATGTACCGCGAGGCCCTGGCCACCTGGGCCAACGCGTACCGGCTGCAGGACCGGCTGGGGGTCTGCGGCTCCGGCCGCTTCCTGCTGACGCTGGCCGGGCTGGCCGTCTGCCACCAGGAGCTGGACGAGCTCGGCGAGGCGCACAGCTGCTGCGAGCAGgcgctgcagctgctggaggcccAGGACAGCCACCCGCTGCTGGGGCCCTTCCTCCAGGCCCACGTCCACCTGGCCTGGAAGGTGGGCAAGGACAAGCGGCAGTCGGAGGCCCGGCTGCAGGGCCTGCAGGAGGCcgggctgtccctgcagcagcagcccagcctgaAGGAGTGCCTGATCAAGGAGCCTCTCGAGTGA
- the SNX21 gene encoding sorting nexin-21 isoform X1 yields the protein MAARILHRLRHALGSEGGREERARDGCEAEDCPESSELEDDTEGLSTRLSGTLSFASHEDEEEEEEEEEDGAGEEPGELPEPTGEAVGTEDGGRCRDPVSWEWDPAAKPPGGSLLTRQLQELWRKSRSSLAPQRLLFEVTSASVVSERSSKYVEEAAAQLHGRDHRQAEPSLRAVPVPPALHCRDPPLPRVPRVLLPAGPAGRPAPDLHRHVPRGPGHLGQRVPAAGPAGGLRLRPLPADAGRAGRLPPGAGRARRGAQLLRAGAAAAGGPGQPPAAGALPPGPRPPGLEGGQGQAAVGGPAAGPAGGRAVPAAAAQPEGVPDQGASRVSPLGQRRAQGPQGAARLAHQGGSRGQRGSGGGTETQPTCGGWELPLGNALSVSVLPSAPGARCLHPLPAGEPAAPPRGAS from the exons ATGGCCGCCCGCATCCTGCACCGCCTGCGGCACGCGCTGGGCAGCGAAGGCGGCAGGGAGGAGCGGGCGCGCGACGGCTGCGAGGCCGAGGACTGCCCCGAGAGCTCGGAGCTGGAGGACGACACCGAGGGGCTGTCCACGCGCCTCAGCGGCACCCTGAGCTTCGCCAGCCacgaggacgaggaggaggaggaggaggaggaggaggacggcgCTGGCGAGGAGCCGGGGGAGCTGCCGGAGCCCACGGGGGAGGCCGTGGGCACAGAGGATGGAGGCAGGTGCCGGGACCCGGTGTCCTGGG AGTGGGACCCGGCAGCGAAGCCCCCCGGCGGCAGCCTGCTGACCcgccagctgcaggagctgtggagGAAGTCACGGAGCAGCCTCGCGCCGCAGCGACTGCTCTTCGAAGTCACCAGCGCCAGCGTGGTTAGCGAGCGCTCCTCCAAGTACGTG GAAGAGGCTGCGGCGCAACTTCACGGCCGAGACCATCGCCAAGCGGAGCCGAGCCTTCGAGCAGTTCCTGTCCCACCTGCACTCCATTGCCGAGATCCGCCGCTCCCCCGAGTTCCTCGAGTTCTTCTTCCTGCAGGACCTGCGGGCCGCCCAGCGCCTGACCTGCACCGGCATGTACCGCGAGGCCCTGGCCACCTGGGCCAACGCGTACCGGCTGCAGGACCGGCTGGGGGTCTGCGGCTCCGGCCGCTTCCTGCTGACGCTGGCCGGGCTGGCCGTCTGCCACCAGGAGCTGGACGAGCTCGGCGAGGCGCACAGCTGCTGCGAGCAGgcgctgcagctgctggaggcccAGGACAGCCACCCGCTGCTGGGGCCCTTCCTCCAGGCCCACGTCCACCTGGCCTGGAAGGTGGGCAAGGACAAGCGGCAGTCGGAGGCCCGGCTGCAGGGCCTGCAGGAGGCcgggctgtccctgcagcagcagcccagcctgaAGGAGTGCCTGATCAAGGAGCCTCTCGAGTGAGCCCCCTCGGGCAGCGCCGGGCTCAGGGTCCGCAGGGGGCGGCACGGCTCGCGCACCAGGGCGGGAGCCGGGGGCAGCGAGGGTCGGGAGGGGGCACGGAGACACAACCCACGTGtggtggctgggagctgcccctcGGAAACGCACTTTCTGTGTCAGTGCTTCCTTCGGCGCCGGGTGCTCGCTGCCTGCACCCCCTGCCTGCCGGGGAGCCGGCCGCTCCGCCGCGGGGGGCTTCCTGA
- the SNX21 gene encoding sorting nexin-21 isoform X2 translates to MAARILHRLRHALGSEGGREERARDGCEAEDCPESSELEDDTEGLSTRLSGTLSFASHEDEEEEEEEEEDGAGEEPGELPEPTGEAVGTEDGEWDPAAKPPGGSLLTRQLQELWRKSRSSLAPQRLLFEVTSASVVSERSSKYVEEAAAQLHGRDHRQAEPSLRAVPVPPALHCRDPPLPRVPRVLLPAGPAGRPAPDLHRHVPRGPGHLGQRVPAAGPAGGLRLRPLPADAGRAGRLPPGAGRARRGAQLLRAGAAAAGGPGQPPAAGALPPGPRPPGLEGGQGQAAVGGPAAGPAGGRAVPAAAAQPEGVPDQGASRVSPLGQRRAQGPQGAARLAHQGGSRGQRGSGGGTETQPTCGGWELPLGNALSVSVLPSAPGARCLHPLPAGEPAAPPRGAS, encoded by the exons ATGGCCGCCCGCATCCTGCACCGCCTGCGGCACGCGCTGGGCAGCGAAGGCGGCAGGGAGGAGCGGGCGCGCGACGGCTGCGAGGCCGAGGACTGCCCCGAGAGCTCGGAGCTGGAGGACGACACCGAGGGGCTGTCCACGCGCCTCAGCGGCACCCTGAGCTTCGCCAGCCacgaggacgaggaggaggaggaggaggaggaggaggacggcgCTGGCGAGGAGCCGGGGGAGCTGCCGGAGCCCACGGGGGAGGCCGTGGGCACAGAGGATGGAG AGTGGGACCCGGCAGCGAAGCCCCCCGGCGGCAGCCTGCTGACCcgccagctgcaggagctgtggagGAAGTCACGGAGCAGCCTCGCGCCGCAGCGACTGCTCTTCGAAGTCACCAGCGCCAGCGTGGTTAGCGAGCGCTCCTCCAAGTACGTG GAAGAGGCTGCGGCGCAACTTCACGGCCGAGACCATCGCCAAGCGGAGCCGAGCCTTCGAGCAGTTCCTGTCCCACCTGCACTCCATTGCCGAGATCCGCCGCTCCCCCGAGTTCCTCGAGTTCTTCTTCCTGCAGGACCTGCGGGCCGCCCAGCGCCTGACCTGCACCGGCATGTACCGCGAGGCCCTGGCCACCTGGGCCAACGCGTACCGGCTGCAGGACCGGCTGGGGGTCTGCGGCTCCGGCCGCTTCCTGCTGACGCTGGCCGGGCTGGCCGTCTGCCACCAGGAGCTGGACGAGCTCGGCGAGGCGCACAGCTGCTGCGAGCAGgcgctgcagctgctggaggcccAGGACAGCCACCCGCTGCTGGGGCCCTTCCTCCAGGCCCACGTCCACCTGGCCTGGAAGGTGGGCAAGGACAAGCGGCAGTCGGAGGCCCGGCTGCAGGGCCTGCAGGAGGCcgggctgtccctgcagcagcagcccagcctgaAGGAGTGCCTGATCAAGGAGCCTCTCGAGTGAGCCCCCTCGGGCAGCGCCGGGCTCAGGGTCCGCAGGGGGCGGCACGGCTCGCGCACCAGGGCGGGAGCCGGGGGCAGCGAGGGTCGGGAGGGGGCACGGAGACACAACCCACGTGtggtggctgggagctgcccctcGGAAACGCACTTTCTGTGTCAGTGCTTCCTTCGGCGCCGGGTGCTCGCTGCCTGCACCCCCTGCCTGCCGGGGAGCCGGCCGCTCCGCCGCGGGGGGCTTCCTGA
- the CTSA gene encoding lysosomal protective protein has product MRPAVLCALLLALGLAVAAPPDHEVQFLPGLPKQAAFRHFSGHLRVGPAARLHYWFVEAQSDPGGSPVVLWLNGGPGCSSMEGFLKEHGPFLVQPDGVSLKYNDYAWNKIANMLYLESPAGVGFSYSEDKKYATNDTEVAHNNYLALKEFFRLFPEYSKNDLFLTGESYGGVYIPTLAEWVMQDPSLNLKGIAVGNGLSSYEINDNSLVYFAYYHGLLGTQLWKDLQAFCCSQGKCNFHDNSNLNCTLKMEEMIQIVEESGLNIYNLYAPCAGGVPGSMRYEGDYLITHDLGNSFIRMPMRFSWRQNLLRMPVARKKVRMDPPCTNSTAPTKYLNSPEVRKALHIPPEAPEWQVCSFEVNRSYKRLYMQMNEQYLKLLGAMKYRILVYNGDVDMACNFLGDEWFVDSLCQKVQVSRRPWLYTEGGENQIGGFVKEFTNIAFLTIKGAGHMVPTDQPLAAFTMFSRFIKNEPY; this is encoded by the exons ATGAGGCCGGCGGTGCTGTGCGCGCTGCTGCTGGCGCTGGGCCTGGCCGTCGCCGCGCCGCCCGACCACGAGGTGCAGTTCCTGCCCGGGCTGCCCAAGCAGGCGGCCTTCCGCCACTTCTCGGGGCACCTCCGCGTCGGGCCCGCCGCCCGCCTGCACTACTG GTTCGTGGAGGCGCAGAGCGACCCCGGCGGCAGCCCCGTGGTGCTGTGGCTGAACGGCggccctggctgcagctccatGGAGGGCTTCCTGAAGGAGCACGGCCCCTTCCTG GTGCAGCCCGATGGGGTCAGCCTGAAGTACAACGACTACGCCTGGAACAAG ATCGCCAACATGCTCTACCTGGAGTCCCCTGCTGGCGTTGGCTTCTCGTACTCCGAGGACAAGAAGTATGCCACGAATGACACTGAG GTTGCTCACAACAATTACTTGGCGCTGAAGGAGTTCTTCCGGCTCTTCCCTGAGTACTCCAAGAACGACCTCTTCCTCACGGGGGAGAGCTACGGGGGGGTTTACATCCCCACGCTGGCCGAGTGGGTGATGCAGGACCCCAGCCTCAACCTGAAG GGAATCGCTGTGGGAAACGGCCTCTCCTCCTATGAGATCAACGACAACTCGCTGGTTTACTTCGCCTATTACCACGGCCTGCTGGGGACCCA GCTGTGGAAGGACTTGCAGGccttctgctgctcccaggggaaATGCAACTTCCACGACAACTCCAACCTTAACTGCACGCTCAAG ATGGAGGAGATGATCCAGATTGTGGAGGAGTCCGGCCTCAACATCTACAATCTCTATGCCCCATGTGCTGGTGGTGTCCCTGGGAGCATGAG GTACGAGGGCGACTACCTCATCACACACGACCTGGGAAACTCCTTCATCCGCATGCCGATGAGGTTCTCCTGGCGGCAG AACCTGCTCCGGATGCCTGTAGCCCGGAAGAAGGTGCGGATGGACCCGCCGTGCACCAACTCCACAGCCCCTACCAAGTATCTGAACTCCCCGGAGGTGAGGAAGGCTCTTCACATCCCCCCTGAGGCCCCCGAGTGGCAGGTGTGCAG CTTCGAGGTGAACCGCAGCTACAAGCGCCTCTACATGCAGATGAATGAGCAGTACCTGAAGCTGCTCGGAGCCATG AAATACCGGATCCTGGTGTACAACGGGGATGTCGACATGGCCTGCAACTTCCTCGGGGATGAGTGGTTTGTGGACTCCCTGTGCCAGAAG GTGCAGGTGTCTCGCCGGCCCTGGCTCTACACCGAAGGAGGCGAGAACCAAATCGGGGGCTTTGTGAAAGAGTTCACCAACATTGCCTTCCTCACCATCAAG GGAGCCGGCCACATGGTGCCCACGGACCAGCCCCTCGCTGCCTTCACCATGTTCAGCCGTTTCATTAAGAATGAGCCTTACTAG
- the ACOT8 gene encoding acyl-coenzyme A thioesterase 8, which translates to GGAGPGGDLRSALSATVLRLERLELDLFRGRHHWVPATRRLFGGQIVGQALVAAAHAVSRDVQVHSLHCYFVRAGDPTVPVLYEVERTRTGKSFSVRSVKAIQHGKPIFICQASFQLSQQSPVRHQFTMPSVPPPEELLTQEELIEKFLRNPNLAEKYRRHLTKIQAEDVPIDIKPVNPPDIFSTEQQEPKQLFWVRARGYIGDTDMKVHCCVAAYISDYAFLGTALLPHRQYSVKFMVSLDHSMWFHAPFRADHWMLYECESPWAGGCRGLVHGRLWRRDGVLAVTCAQEGVIRVEQKPTQSKL; encoded by the exons gggggcgcggggccgggcggggacCTGCGGAGCGCGCTGAGCGCCACCGTGCTGCGCCTGGAGCGCCTCGAGCTCGACCTCTTCAG GGGCCGGCACCACTGGGTGCCCGCCACGCGGCGCCTGTTCGGCGGGCAGATCGTGGGGCAGGCCCTGGTGGCGGCCGCCCACGCCGTGAGCCGCGACGTGCAGGTGCACTCCCTGCACTGCTACTTCGTGCGGGCAG GGGACCCCACGGTGCCGGTGCTGTACGAGGTGGAGCGGACCCGCACCGGGAAGAGCTTCTCCGTGCGCTCCGTGAAGGCCATCCAGCACGGGAAGCCCATCTTCATCTGCCAGGCGTCcttccagctctcccagcagagcccagtgCGGCACCAGTTCACCATGCCGAGCGTGCCGCCCCCCGAGGAGCTGCTGACCCAGGAGGAGCTCATCGAGAAGTTCCTGCG GAATCCTAACTTGGCAGAGAAGTACAGAAGGCACCTCACCAAGATCCAAGCGGAAGACGTGCCGATCGATATCAAACCCGTGAACCCGCCGGATATATTCAGCAcggagcagcaggagcccaaGCAGCTCTTCTGGGTGCGAGCCCGCGGCTACATAG GAGACACTGACATGAAGGTGCACTGCTGCGTGGCCGCCTACATCTCGGACTACGCCTTTCTGGGCACGGCCCTGCTCCCCCACCGGCAGTACAGCGTCAAGTTCATGGTGTCCCTCGACCACTCCATGTGGTTCCACGCTCCCTTCCGGGCCGACCACTGGATGCTCTACGAGTGCGAGAGCCCCTGGGCGG GTGGGTGCCGAGGGCTGGTGCACGGGCGCCTGTGGCGCAGGGACGGGGTCCTGGCTGTGACCTGCGCGCAGGAAGGAGTCATCAGGGTGGAGCAGAAACCGACCCAGAGCAAACTCTAG
- the PLTP gene encoding phospholipid transfer protein produces MAAGSRLLLLLLLPCLATASRSPPGCRIRITSKGLDLVKQEGLRFVEQELENITVSDLHGKEGQFHYNISQVKVVDLQLPFSDLHFQPQQHLAFNINNASISLRFRRQLLYWFFYDIGSINASADGVHIHTVLQLAKDEVGRLKISNITCNASIARMHAGFSGTLRKVYEFLSTFIVTGMRFLVSQQICPSLEHASLVLLNSLLDTVPVRNYVDDHIGIDYSLLRDPSVSPDTLDLDFKGMFFYRARESQELENHAVEPVIKETERMVYVAFSEYFFDSAMHAYFQAGVLAIELEGEKVPKDLEVLLRATFFGTIFMLSPAVVDAPLRLVLQVSAPPRCVIKPSGTSVSVSAFLNISLVPAGRPAVQLSSMAMETKLSAKVFLQGKALRVHLDLRRFRIYSKQSALESLALFSLQAPLKTLLQLTIMPIINERTRKGVQIPLPEGMDFTKEVVTNHAGFLTVGADLHFQKGLREVIEKYHAIPATPAAPTSPPAAPSADPHQL; encoded by the exons ATGGCTGCCGGCAGccgcctcctcctgctgctgctgctgccctgcctggccaCGGCCTCGCGCAGCCCACCCGGCTGCAGGATCCGGATTACCTCCAAGGGGCTGGACCTGG TGAAGCAGGAGGGGCTGCGCTTcgtggagcaggagctggagaacaTCACGGTGTCAGACCTGCACGGGAAGGAGGGGCAGTTCCACTACAACATCAGCCA GGTGAAGGTGGTGGACCTGCAGCTGCCCTTCTCCGACCTGCACTTCCAGCCGCAGCAGCACCTCGCCTTCAACATCAACAACGCCTCCATCAGCCTGCGCTTCCGCCGCCAGCTGCTCTACTGGTTCTT TTACGACATCGGGTCCATCAATGCTTCAGCCGATGGCGTCCACAtccacacagtgctgcagctggccaAGGATGAGGTCGGGCGCCTCAAGATCTCCAACATCACGTGCAATGCCTCCATTGCCAGAATGCACGCGGGCTTCTCTGGCACGCTCAG GAAGGTCTACGAGTTCCTGAGCACCTTCATTGTCACAGGGATGCGCTTCCTCGTCAGCCAGCAG ATCTGCCCGTCCCTGGAGCACgccagcctggtgctgctgaaCTCCCTGCTGGACACGGTGCCAG TGAGGAACTACGTGGATGACCACATTGGGATCGACTACTCCCTGCTGCGGGATCCGTCCGTCTCCCCGGACACCCTTGACCTAGACTTCAAG GGCATGTTCTTCTACCGTGCGAGGGAGAGCCAGGAACTGGAGAACCACGCGGTGGAGCCGGTGATCAAGGAGACCGAGCGCATGGTCTACGTCGCCTTCTCCGAGTACTTCTTCGACTCGGCCATGCACGCGTACTTCCAGGCGGGCGTGCTGGCCATAGAGCTCGAGGGGGAGAAG GTGCCCAAGGACCTGGAGGTTTTGCTGAGAGCCACCTTCTTTGGGACCATCTTCATGCTG agccctgccgTGGTGGATGCACCCCTGCGCCTGGTGCTTCAGGTGTCGGCTCCCCCCCGCTGCGTGATCAAACCCTCGGGCACCTCCGTCTCCGTCTCTGCCTTCCTCAACATCTCGCTGGTGCCCGCGGGCCGCCCTGCCGTGCAGCTCTCCAGCATGGCCATG GAAACGAAGCTGAGCGCCAAGGTGTTCCTGCAGGGGAAGGCGCTGCGCGTGCACCTGGACCTGCGGCG GTTTCGCATCTACTCCAAGCAGTCAGCTCTGGAGTCGCTGGCG CTGTTCTCACTGCAGGCCCCACTGAaaaccctgctgcagctgaCCATCATGCCCATCATTAATG AGAGAACAAGGAAGGGGGTGCAGATCCCGCTGCCGGAAGGCATGGACTTCACCAAGGAGGTGGTCACCAACCACGCG GGGTTCCTCACGGTGGGAGCTGATCTCCACTTCCAGAAGGGGCTGCGGGAAGTGATTGAGAAATACCATGCCATCCCCGCGACCCCCGCCGCCCCCACCTCACCGCCCGCAGCGCCCAGCGCAGATCCCCACCAGCTGTAG
- the SNX21 gene encoding sorting nexin-21 isoform X3 yields MAARILHRLRHALGSEGGREERARDGCEAEDCPESSELEDDTEGLSTRLSGTLSFASHEDEEEEEEEEEDGAGEEPGELPEPTGEAVGTEDGGRCRDPVSWEWDPAAKPPGGSLLTRQLQELWRKSRSSLAPQRLLFEVTSASVVSERSSKYVLYTIYLIRSGQFDKAPATIARRYSDFERLNRRLRSRFGCDMAGIAFPRKRLRRNFTAETIAKRSRAFEQFLSHLHSIAEIRRSPEFLEFFFLQDLRAAQRLTCTGMYREALATWANAYRLQDRLGVCGSGRFLLTLAGLAVCHQELDELGEAHSCCEQALQLLEAQDSHPLLGPFLQAHVHLAWKVGKDKRQSEARLQGLQEAGLSLQQQPSLKECLIKEPLE; encoded by the exons ATGGCCGCCCGCATCCTGCACCGCCTGCGGCACGCGCTGGGCAGCGAAGGCGGCAGGGAGGAGCGGGCGCGCGACGGCTGCGAGGCCGAGGACTGCCCCGAGAGCTCGGAGCTGGAGGACGACACCGAGGGGCTGTCCACGCGCCTCAGCGGCACCCTGAGCTTCGCCAGCCacgaggacgaggaggaggaggaggaggaggaggaggacggcgCTGGCGAGGAGCCGGGGGAGCTGCCGGAGCCCACGGGGGAGGCCGTGGGCACAGAGGATGGAGGCAGGTGCCGGGACCCGGTGTCCTGGG AGTGGGACCCGGCAGCGAAGCCCCCCGGCGGCAGCCTGCTGACCcgccagctgcaggagctgtggagGAAGTCACGGAGCAGCCTCGCGCCGCAGCGACTGCTCTTCGAAGTCACCAGCGCCAGCGTGGTTAGCGAGCGCTCCTCCAAGTACGTG ctctaCACCATCTACCTGATCCGCTCCGGCCAGTTCGACAAGGCGCCCGCCACCATTGCCCGGCGCTACTCAGACTTCGAGCGGCTGAACCGCCGCCTGCGCAGCCGCTTTGGCTGCGACATGGCCGGCATCGCCTTCCCCAGGAAGAGGCTGCGGCGCAACTTCACGGCCGAGACCATCGCCAAGCGGAGCCGAGCCTTCGAGCAGTTCCTGTCCCACCTGCACTCCATTGCCGAGATCCGCCGCTCCCCCGAGTTCCTCGAGTTCTTCTTCCTGCAGGACCTGCGGGCCGCCCAGCGCCTGACCTGCACCGGCATGTACCGCGAGGCCCTGGCCACCTGGGCCAACGCGTACCGGCTGCAGGACCGGCTGGGGGTCTGCGGCTCCGGCCGCTTCCTGCTGACGCTGGCCGGGCTGGCCGTCTGCCACCAGGAGCTGGACGAGCTCGGCGAGGCGCACAGCTGCTGCGAGCAGgcgctgcagctgctggaggcccAGGACAGCCACCCGCTGCTGGGGCCCTTCCTCCAGGCCCACGTCCACCTGGCCTGGAAGGTGGGCAAGGACAAGCGGCAGTCGGAGGCCCGGCTGCAGGGCCTGCAGGAGGCcgggctgtccctgcagcagcagcccagcctgaAGGAGTGCCTGATCAAGGAGCCTCTCGAGTGA
- the NEURL2 gene encoding neuralized-like protein 2, with the protein MAEAAAPGRPGARFHRVHGANVRLDAAGTRATRVESFANGLCFSQEPLAPGEIFLVEIEEKEPGWCGHLRVGLTARDPQSLPAVPEYSLPDLVSLGDSWVFAITRSHNRVPLDVEEPPAAPRAQGLLWAPELLIEQVRIPRDKLVGRSRPGRYSHVLDELYRTNVLPPTARRSRIGVLYAPRPDGTADMHIVINGEDMGPSARGLPAARPLYAVVDVFASTKSVRVIQVEYGLPSLQTLCRLVIQKHIVHRLAIDGLDLPPPLKHFCKHE; encoded by the exons ATGGCGgaggcggcggccccggggcgccCCGGCGCCCGCTTCCACCGCGTGCACGGCGCCAACGTCCGGCTGGACGCCGCGGGCACCCGCGCCACACGCGTGGAGAGCTTCGCCAACGGGCTCTGCTTCAGCCAGGAGCCGCTGGCGCCCGGGGAGATCTTCCTGGTGGAGATCGAGGAGAAGGAGCCGGGCTGGTGCGGGCACCTGCGCGTGGGGCTGACGGCCCGCGACCCGCAGAGCCTGCCCGCGGTGCCCGAGTACTCGCTGCCCGACCTGGTCAGCCTGGGCGACTCCTGGGTCTTCGCCATCACCCGCAGCCACAACCGCGTGCCCCTGGACGTTGAGGAGCCGCCGGCGGCGCCGCGGGCGCAGGGTCTGCTCTGGGCGCCCGAGCTGCTGATCGAGCAGGTGCGGATCCCCCGCGACAAGCTGGTGGGGCGCAGCCGGCCCGGGCGCTACAGCCACGTCCTGGACGAGCTGTACCGGACCAATGTGCTGCCCCCCACCGCCCGGCGCAGCCGCATCGGCGTGCTGTACGCCCCGCGGCCCGACGGCACCGCCGACATGCACATCGTCATCAACGGCGAGGACATGGGGCCCAGCGCCCGGGGcctgcccgccgcccgcccgctcTACGCCGTGGTCGACGTCTTCGCCTCCACCAAGAGCGTCCGGGTGATCCAGGTGGAATACGGCT TGCCCTCGCTGCAGACGCTGTGCCGGCTGGTCATCCAGAAGCACATTGTGCACCGCCTGGCCATCGACGGCCTGGACCTGCCCCCGCCGCTGAAGCACTTCTGCAAACACGAGTGA
- the LOC118176889 gene encoding uncharacterized protein LOC118176889, which yields MDGAGGERQLWHRDGDPGTHPAPARTCAQAEPLSPRGLQLPALRPGCPSEVWGWWPPSLLGQARSPDTDAGCWQHGAVDHVRSQDVPREPAIVPGGRTMPRELPGHHGPLHTARPRSHLQLPPRAQLHAGVPPAPAARPALSCPPAALTAVPVPVGALGAAARHSSALGAAQSPGPSTRGTQPRRGPTSEPPCEPRPAAPAHKREGRGVTLRWSWDGVTGTSPRPREDLKPCLHLAAAWRCQPRAPCGCCRCSCSWGSAASGPGWWLQVSPSSRLDSPEDPACAAAWHWTAGHGDILRLQDEHPSPSIPSRCAQLSARHSALFASSLPVNPACNQHWWLLRCQSPGKLCWSQT from the exons ATGGACGGAGCAGGAGGCGAGAGGCAGCTCTGGCACAGGGACGGGGACCCAGGCACCCACCCGGCTCCAGCAAGGACCTGTGCCCAGGCGGAGCCCCTTTCCCCACGtggcctccagctccctgccctgcgccCCGGCTGCCCCAGCGAGGTGTGGGGCTGGTGGCCACCATCCCTCCTGGGCCAGGCTCGGTCCCCAGACACAGacgcaggctgctggcagcacgggGCTGTGGACCATGTCCGGTCACAGGACGTCCCTCGGGAGCCAGCGATTGTTCCCGGTGGCAGAACAATGCCCAGAGAGCTGCCAGGGCATCACGGGCCGCTCCACACCGCCCGGCCCAGGAGccacctccagctgcctcccagaGCCCAGCTCCACGCTGGggtccccccggcccccgctgcccgcccggcCCTGTCCTGCCCCCCAGCCGCCCTCACGGCTGTGCCGGTGCCCGTGGGTgcgctgggtgctgcagcacgGCACAGCTCAGCCCTTGGGGCCGCTCAGAGCCCAGGACCAAGCACCAGGGGCACGCAGCCGCGCCGTGGTCCCACCTCTGAGCCTCCCTGTGAGCCTCGTCCAGCAGCACCGGCACACAAGAGGGAGGGACGGGGGGTCACGCTCAGATGGAGCTGGGACGGGGTCACGGGGACCAGCCCCCGTCCCAGGGAGGATTTAAAGCCCTGCCTGCACCTCGCAGCAGCCTGGCGCTGCCAGCCCCGTGCACCATGCGGGTGCTGtcgctgctcctgctcctggggctctgctgcctctgggccCGGCTGGTGGCTTCAG gTTTCACCTAGCTCCCGCCTGGATTCCCCCGAGGACCCCGCTTGCGCAGCCGCCTGGCACTGGACAGCCGGACACGGAGACATCCTTCGGCTGCAGGACGAGCACCCATCGCCCTCCATCCCCTCCCGCTGCGCTCAGCTCAGCGCCAGGCACAGCGCTCTCTTTGCCTCTTCCTTGCCAGTAAACCCAGCCTGCAATCAGCACTGGTGGCTCCTGCGGTGTCAGTCCCCTG GGAAGCTCTGCTGGTCCCAGACGTGA